Proteins encoded within one genomic window of Aquarana catesbeiana isolate 2022-GZ linkage group LG03, ASM4218655v1, whole genome shotgun sequence:
- the UACA gene encoding uveal autoantigen with coiled-coil domains and ankyrin repeats (The sequence of the model RefSeq protein was modified relative to this genomic sequence to represent the inferred CDS: added 258 bases not found in genome assembly), whose product MTPWFTCSSKHKQTADWNKYDDRLMKAAERGDAEKISSTLSKKGVNPSKLDLEGRSAFHVVASKGHLECLNSILLHGVDLIAPDAAGRNALHLSAKYGHSLCLQKLLQFNCPTENVDLQGRTALHDAAMSDCCSSVQLLCDHGALVNARDLDGRTPLALATQMCRPAICQLLVEKGAEINARDKQNKTPLMLGCEYGCREAVEVLLRAGADVGLVDSLGHDCAYYSRIGDNIEILSQIKTAVESSPRGSDPLRSKVSLRAKWAKANSKEESMAKSKDQPQDLEAENDDLREKLRKIQLEQRGLLDKVGGLQLQLNQEQMITDDLENEKEELKSLLEAKEKELEDSLRTMENLRGKMRYYEQKNHSAPSSPFSPGKEEVVKQNLVLSSDPQHAAHLPARSQLRPLELPGENSELETVRRYYEMAREEAMRLQQELSRRSSECVALATERDRSKAESDQQIRQLEEALREVQKRMLDSESKVKQMQSHFLALKDHLTQEALSGSSRAGELQEQLQEVKSKYEGASAEVGKLRNQLRHNELLVQELRREDARLRKDNRRLQEELAVCEEEKEKAERRVQEAGEQLGLAVTTDKFENMKCLLTNEVNEKSRRLEEAERELSRVRDEFEAANKEKRRFEPKLDLLKKEMDDLKVRNSSLARENEKMQSEKILLQRQIEELRGHMRSQHVPAQLHAETKRACEETIALLSQKLADSEQHHRKAELEQQKLLEEKKTLKEGMVLLQASTTSRQELEAEMKEMQSKVKQLEKQLADMTKRCEEEAMRGCSLLSENASLKENHIPLATHLQASVSLTAELEKAKAEVAMVRKQLENETKQVTTVQADLEKLITKQKSLQAQLESESALKLEMQTRLKSQTAREAELQEKLRAEVSKNAELQTRASGEAATRSELQSQLEKMKEQIRSDYVTRREHGDKVAELQKGEEKMKQECSQAYAKYQHEKEEVNRLQAAIKEQRAELDTLQRCITEKYAPLTSMEEKEKKFLAAKKEIELELQKQCQMTREANESLSKQQQEALDLRKELATSKQTLLQEQTSRKEEQATMLKELDELRACQQDLQKTLVQAEEKQRALQEENVQTTKKLNALQECLGSQYIPIQNHNELKSTLDRTRATLEAEIGAKVSLCEKMQEKVRDLEKNLEEQRGSSISSAQHAKEKEDWQRREAAAQSKLQEKEKALVEAEQEVKGLREELKRAQQKLEEEQNHRQREKGDFTAARTALEQRVALLEDASHTYKEENKQMAQKLQDVLTQCEKVKQKNQSQEQEITQLKGKHEQCLSTIDELQKTIQKSARDLESKEKQVSILLKDVERLKQSLSQLSGKSQLTESLQNQIKALQCQLDEAQRRHQEIVSIYRAHLLNAVQGHMDADVQDALLQIINMRQELVC is encoded by the exons caaacCGCTGATTGGAACAAATATGATGACCGGTTAATGAAAGCGGCAGAGAGGGGAGATGCAGAGAAGATTTCCTCCACGCTCTCCAAGAAGGGAGTGAACCCCAGCAAGTTGGACCTAGAGGGGCGCTCAGC attCCATGTTGTTGCTTCTAAGGGTCACCTGGAGTGTCTCAATTCCATTCTTTTACATGGAGTGGATCTCATCGCTCCTGATGCTGCCG GGCGAAATGCGTTGCATTTGTCAGCGAAGTATGGGCACTCCTTATGTCTGCAGAAGCTCCTCCAG TTCAACTGCCCAACAGAGAATGTGGATCTGCAGGGGAGGACAGCGCTGCACGACGCAG CAATGTCCGACTGCTGCTCCAGCGTGCAGCTTCTCTGTGATCACGGGGCTTTAGTAAACGCCAGAGACTTG GATGGAAGGACTCCGCTTGCGTTGGCCACCCAGATGTGCCGTCCGGCGATTTGCCAGCTTCTGGTAGAGAAAGGCGCTGAAATCAATGCAAGAGACAAGCAGAACAA GACCCCTCTGATGTTGGGATGTGAATACGGCTGCAGAGAGGCTGTGGAGGTCCTGTTGAGAGCCGGAGCGGATGTCGGACTGGTAGACTCTTTGGGACATGATTGCGCCTATTACAGCAGAATCGGAGATAATATTGAGATCCTGTCCCAGATAAAGACCGCTGTCGAAAGTTCACCAAgag GTTCTGATCCTTTAAGAAGCAAAGTGTCTCTACGAGCG AAGTGGGCAAAGGCCAACTCCAAAGAAGAGTCGATGGCAAAGTCCAAGGACCAGCCACAG GATCTGGAGGCCGAGAATGACGACCTGCGGGAGAAGCTGAGGAAGATACAGCTGGAGCAGCGGGGGTTGCTGGACAAAGTGGGGGGACTACAGCTGCAGCTCAACCAG GAACAGATGATCACGGATGACCTGGAGAATGAG AAAGAGGAGCTAAAATCCCTGCTGGAAGCAAAGGAGAAAGAACTAGAAGACAGCCTGAGGACGATGGAGAACCTGCGAGGGAAAATGCGATATTACGAG caaAAGAATCACTCGGCCCCAAGTAGCCCGTTCAGCCCTG GTAAAGAGGAGGTTGTGAAACAGAATTTAGTTCTAAGCTCAGATCCCCAg catgcAGCTCACCTGCCGGCCAGGTCTCAGCTGCGTCCTTTAGAGCTTCCTGGAGAAAACTCTGAGCTAGAAACGGTTCGCAGATACTATGAGATGGCCAGAGAAGAGGCCATGAGGCTGCAGCAGGAGCTGTCAAGGAGATCTTCCGAGTGCGTAGCTCTGGCCACCGAAAGGGATCGGAGCAAAGCCGAGTCAGACCAACAGATCCGGCAGTTGGAAGAAGCACTCCGTGAGGTGCAGAAGCGGATGTTGGATTCCGAGAGCAAAGTAAAGCAGATGCAGTCACACTTCCTGGCCCTGAAAGATCACCTGACCCAGGAAGCTCTAAGCGGCAGCTCACGTGCAGGGGAACTACAGGAACAGCTCCAAGAGGTGAAGAGCAAATACGAGGGAGCATCTGCTGAAGTCGGAAAGCTGCGCAACCAGCTGAGACACAATGAGCTCTTGGTGCAGGAGCTGCGCAGGGAGGATGCTCGCTTGCGCAAGGATAACCGGCGTCTGCAGGAGGAGCTAGCCGTTTGcgaagaggagaaggagaaagcTGAGCGAAGGGTCCAAGAGGCTGGAGAGCAGCTGGGGTTGGCGGTCACCACTGACAAGTTTGAAAACATGAAATGCCTTTTGACGAATGAGGTGAATGAGAAGTCCCGGAGATTAGAGGAGGCCGAACGGGAGCTGAGCCGTGTCAGGGATGAATTTGAAGCTGCAAATAAGGAGAAGAGGAGGTTCGAACCCAAGCTGGACTTGCTAAAGAAAGAGATGGACGATTTGAAAGTCAGGAACAGCAGCCTCGCACGAGAAAATGAGAAGATGCAGTCGGAGAAGATTCTGCTGCAGAGACAAATCGAAGAGCTAAGAGGGCACATGAGAAGTCAGCATGTTCCAGCACAGCTGCATGCCGAGACTAAGAGAGCCTGTGAGGAAACCATAGCCCTGCTGAGCCAAAAGCTAGCAGATTCAGAGCAGCATCACAGGAAGGCTGAGCTGGAGCAACAGAAACTGCTGGAGGAAAAGAAGACTTTGAAGGAGGGCATGGTTCTCCTCCAAGCATCCACCACTTCCCGCCAGGAGCTTGAAGCCGAGATGAAAGAGATGCAGTCCAAGGTCAAACAACTGGAGAAACAGCTGGCTGACATGACTAAGAGATGTGAAGAAGAAGCAATGAGAGGCTGTTCTCTACTGTCGGAGAACGCCAGCCTGAAGGAAAATCACATACCTCTTGCCACACACCTGCAGGCCTCTGTCTCGCTGACCGCAGAGCTGGAGAAGGCTAAAGCGGAGGTCGCCATGGTCAGGAAGCAACTGGAGAATGAGACCAAACAGGTGACCACTGTGCAGGCCGACCTGGAAAAACTGATTACCAAGCAGAAAAGCCTGCAAGCACAGCTGGAGAGCGAGTCTGCTCTGAAGTTAGAAATGCAGACGCGGCTGAAGAGTCAGACTGCAAGGGAGGCGGAACTGCAAGAAAAGCTGAGGGCCGAGGTCTCCAAAAATGCAGAACTGCAGACACGGGCTTCCGGTGAAGCCGCCACGCGGTCAGAGTTGCAGTCGCAACTGGAAAAGATGAAGGAACAGATCCGCTCTGACTATGTGACTAGAAGGGAACACGGAGATAAGGTGGCGGAGCTGCAGAAAGGCGAAGAAAAGATGAAGCAAGAGTGTTCCCAGGCGTACGCTAAGTATCAGCATGAAAAAGAAGAGGTGAACCGGCTCCAGGCAGCTATAAAAGAGCAGCGAGCGGAGCTGGACACATTGCAGCGTTGCATCACTGAAAAATACGCTCCACTTACCAGTatggaagagaaggagaagaaattCTTGGCTGCAAAAAAGGAAATTGAGTTAGAGTTACAGAAGCAGTGTCAAATGACTCGAGAGGCAAATGAGAGTCTGTCAAAACAGCAACAAGAGGCCCTCGACCTCCGCAAAGAACTGGCGACATCGAAGCAGACTCTTCTTCAAGAGCAGACCTCACGAAAGGAAGAGCAGGCCACCATGCTCAAAGAATTGGACGAGCTCCGAGCTTGCCAACAGGACCTGCAGAAGACGCTGGTCCAGGCTGAGGAAAAGCAGCGGGCGTTGCAAGAAGAGAACGTACAAACCACCAAGAAGCTCAACGCACTGCAGGAATGTCTTGGCAGTCAATACATTCCCATACAAAACCACAACGAATTGAAGAGCACACTGGACCGTACCAGAGCTACTCTTGAAGCGGAGATAGGTGCTAAGGTCAGCCTATGTGAGAAGATGCAGGAAAAAGTGCGTGACTTGGAGAAGAACCTGGAGGAGCAGAGAGGGTCTAGTATCTCCAGTGCACAGCATGCCAAGGAAAAGGAGGACTGGCAGAGAAGGGAGGCCGCAGCCCAGTCGAAGTTGCAGGAGAAAGAGAAGGCTCTGGTTGAAGctgagcaggaagtgaagggattaCGCGAAGAGTTGAAGAGAGCCCAGCAAAAGTTAGAGGAAGAGCAGAATCACAGGCAGAGGGAAAAAGGCGATTTTACTGCAGCGAGAACCGCCCTGGAGCAGAGGGTGGCTCTGCTGGAAGACGCCAGTCACACATACAAAGAGGAGAACAAACAGATGGCGCAGAAGCTGCAGGATGTGCTCACACAGTGCGAGAAAGTCAAGCAGAAGAACCAGAGCCAAGAACAAGAGATCACTCAGCTAAAAGGGAAGCATGAACAGTGTCTTTCCACCATTGATGAGTTGCAGAAGACCATCCAGAAATCGGCCAGAGACCTGGAGAGCAAAGAAAAGCAG